tcgtcaaGATccattggagcatttgaagttgATGCCCTTATCCCCCTCCCCTTTgtcaaatttgaagttgaaGTCGCTTTTGATCTAGTTGAGTAATTAGCTTCTTCAACACCAGATGACATAGCAACATCAGCCCATGTCAAATCATGATCTTCATGTACCAGCTCATCATCTGACTCTCCAAATTTATCAATTGCCCCAAGCAACCACTCATTACTTTCATCAACTTCAtctaaagaaattggatcaattGATTTACGCAAACTAAAACGACGTCTCAAAGCTCTATTATACTTGACAAATACCAAATCATTGAGACGTTGTTGCTCCAATcgatttctctttttgttatgaagctgtcacaattaaattagaatcagtaagttaaagaaataagaaattatacaCCTTTAGTGGTGAAtattaagaataagaaaaaacacCCTTACATGCTCAAAGACACTCCAATTCCTTTCACAACCTGAAGAGCTACAAGTGAGGCTACATATCTTGATGGCAAACTTTTGCAAATTAGGCGTTGCAGTACCAAATTGAGACCACCATTCAACTAGGAAAAAATATACCATAATGACATAATCAGTAATTGAAAATTGCTAGTTGTAGACTAATGATTAAACTtacttagattattaattaaaaaaccatATTACCTGGTGCCAATTGATTCCTTCCTCTTATGCatatttgttttccaaatatccCTTCAGCATTTTTATACAAGCTTAGCTCTTTAGAAATTTTGTCTTGCACCTCTGCAGTGGGAACCAACCTCTCTATGGTTTGATACAACCCATCAATAATCTCTTGATCTTCTCCAATGCttgcatttgaataaaaaaaattctggaTTCAAGTAATATCCGGTTGCATGTAGAGGACGATGCAATTGAATATTCCACCTCCCATCaatgatttcaaatatttgCTTGTATTTcctttcatcatcaaaagattttgcaatggcttcTTTTGCCCTATCCATAGCCTCATAAATATAAGGCATAGCAGGCTTATCCTCATTGTCTACCACTCTAAGGACCTTGACAAGTGGCCCTGACACCTTGAGAGCATAAagaacattttttcaaaatgaatcTTGTAACACTGTTTGAGATGCAAGCTTACCCCGTGCTTCTCTTGCAAATTTAGAGTTAGTCCACTCTTCTGAAGTGAACATCTTCCTCAAGTTGGCTTTTTGTTTATGAAGTCTTGAAAGGGTGAGGAAAGCCGTGGCAAATCTTGTTTTCCCAGGTCTTaacatctctctcttttttgtgaATATTCTCATCATATTCAACACTTGTGTAGAGCTATACAAAAATCCATTTACTGCACATGCTTTTTGAAAAGTCTTCTTCAATATAggaagtttaaaaatatcttctaacattAGGTCTAAGCAATGGGCAGCACATGGTGTCCAATATAAGTGCTTTCGCTTAGCCATTAAGAACTCTCCTATAAGACAAGTTAAAAATCTGTCattaaactaacaacatcaacatCATTCAAAggcaaaagttaaaaaatagcAAACTTACCAGCTAAAACATTAGCCGAGGCATTATCAGTCACAACTTGAACCACATTTGCTTCACCTACTTCCTCTACAAACTGGTcaagtaatttaaatattttaatagcaTCCTTGGCATATGAGGAAGTATCAATGGATCTAATGAACATGCTTCCCTTTGGACAATTTACCAAAAAGTTAAGcaaagatctctctctcttatcctTCCAACCATCACACATAAGGGAACATCCATATTTACGCCAATCCTCCTTATGACTCttcataatttcatttgtgcGTACCAACTCCTTCTTAAGATAAGGAACTCTCACCTCATGATAACTAGGAGGTTTCATGCTTGGACCAGCTCGACCAATAGCCTCAATCATTGGCTTAAAACTTGGATACTTGACTGCATTGAAAGACAAGCCAGCTTCATACATCCATCTAGAAAACCAAACGCAAGCATTCTCCCTCAGTTCTTTATTGACATGGGTCTCCATTGTTGTTTGCTTCCCAGTGCTCACTTTAAGTTTAGGAGGCAAAAGCAAATCCAAAGGCCCTTTCATCCTTTGCTTTCTTTGTTGCATTGTTAAACCTTGACTTGAACTTGAAGACATAGGCCTTTTAACACCTCTTTCAAAAAccacttcatcatcatcatcatctccaaGGGTATCAATGTCGTCAAAATCTGGTATAACATCACTATTGTTCTTCTCTTCTAGCTTTTTCGACATAtactctctaatttcttctttaacatgtgaaggacattttggacaaacTTTGGCATTCCTATACCCTCCAACAAGGTGTTGTTTAGCTCGGTAAACCCCTCCTTTCGttatttttccacaaaaattacattttaaacaGTTTATGTCCTTTGGATCTGGCAGTGTGTTATATTTCCATGTTGGATCTTTTCTACCACTGCTAGAGGAGCCACTAGGAGCATTTGAATCAGATGCCATCAGGATTAGGATATCTGCCATAATCATCATAAGCAAGGagtcataaatttgaaaaaacattgtaaaaaaattctgaaaagaaGCATGGATCAATAAGTGGCTGAATTTCAACCAAGGAAGGGAGgaattgaaaaagaattttaattagTGGTGGGATTTTCTGGAATGGAGAACTGATGTAGCCATGCAAGACAACAAGAAGTATTGCAAAAGATtggaggagaagagaaaaattTTTAGGGAGGGGAAAGAAGAAATCCAGGGAAGTAGTAGAGATCAAACTTCTATTCTATTTCTAATCAAGCATAGGATCCGATTAAGGATTAAaacttctattttatttctaaatgctGCAGTTGCAGCAGTTTTATAAGAGTATACCTGAAAATTTGTAAAGACTAAGGCTAAATTATGccaaaaaatgttaaaacaaaaacGAATTAAGAAGCAACAGTaggcatcaacaaataaaaattaaacaaaaaaataactgaagaagaagaagaagaagtagcagcagcagcgtaaaaaagaagaagaagaagcagaagaagaagaagaagaagaagaagtagcagcagcagcgtaaaaaagaagaagaagaagcaggctaGCAATAGCAGCAGcgtaagaagaagatgaagaagaagtagtagcagcgtaagaaagaagaagaagaagaagaagaagataaagaagcagGCTAGCAATAGCAGCaatgtaagaagaagaagaagaagaaggatagcaGGAGAAGAAGGAGCAGGAGGAATGATAGCAGCAACGTAAGAAGCAGCcgtgtaagaagaagaagaagaagaagaagaagaagaaggatagcaGCAAAGCAACGTAAGATTAAGAAGCAG
The Diospyros lotus cultivar Yz01 chromosome 12, ASM1463336v1, whole genome shotgun sequence DNA segment above includes these coding regions:
- the LOC127786893 gene encoding uncharacterized protein LOC127786893 isoform X1 — encoded protein: MFFQIYDSLLMMIMADILILMASDSNAPSGSSSSGRKDPTWKYNTLPDPKDINCLKCNFCGKITKGGVYRAKQHLVGGYRNAKVCPKCPSHVKEEIREYMSKKLEEKNNSDVIPDFDDIDTLGDDDDDEVVFERGVKRPMSSSSSQGLTMQQRKQRMKGPLDLLLPPKLKVSTGKQTTMETHVNKELRENACVWFSRWMYEAGLSFNAVKYPSFKPMIEAIGRAGPSMKPPSYHEVRVPYLKKELVRTNEIMKSHKEDWRKYGCSLMCDGWKDKRERSLLNFLVNCPKGSMFIRSIDTSSYAKDAIKIFKLLDQFVEEVGEANVVQVVTDNASANVLAGEFLMAKRKHLYWTPCAAHCLDLMLEDIFKLPILKKTFQKACAVNGFLYSSTQVLNMMRIFTKKREMLRPGKTRFATAFLTLSRLHKQKANLRKMFTSEEWTNSKFAREARGKLASQTVLQDSF
- the LOC127786893 gene encoding uncharacterized protein LOC127786893 isoform X2, with the protein product MASDSNAPSGSSSSGRKDPTWKYNTLPDPKDINCLKCNFCGKITKGGVYRAKQHLVGGYRNAKVCPKCPSHVKEEIREYMSKKLEEKNNSDVIPDFDDIDTLGDDDDDEVVFERGVKRPMSSSSSQGLTMQQRKQRMKGPLDLLLPPKLKVSTGKQTTMETHVNKELRENACVWFSRWMYEAGLSFNAVKYPSFKPMIEAIGRAGPSMKPPSYHEVRVPYLKKELVRTNEIMKSHKEDWRKYGCSLMCDGWKDKRERSLLNFLVNCPKGSMFIRSIDTSSYAKDAIKIFKLLDQFVEEVGEANVVQVVTDNASANVLAGEFLMAKRKHLYWTPCAAHCLDLMLEDIFKLPILKKTFQKACAVNGFLYSSTQVLNMMRIFTKKREMLRPGKTRFATAFLTLSRLHKQKANLRKMFTSEEWTNSKFAREARGKLASQTVLQDSF
- the LOC127786893 gene encoding uncharacterized protein LOC127786893 isoform X3, whose translation is MVYFFLVEWWSQFGTATPNLQKFAIKICSLTCSSSGCERNWSVFEHLHNKKRNRLEQQRLNDLVFVKYNRALRRRFSLRKSIDPISLDEVDESNEWLLGAIDKFGESDDELVHEDHDLTWADVAMSSGVEEANYSTRSKATSTSNLTKGRGIRASTSNAPMDLDEEEEDGEGDDVEEDIGDDSSDDENMDTFDLDDEDDF